The following proteins come from a genomic window of Nocardioides albertanoniae:
- a CDS encoding NAD(P)H-binding protein, with the protein MIIVTGATGTLNGLTVEHLLQRIPAEQVGVSVRDPSRAVHLARRGVRVRQGSYDDPAALRHSFADAEQVLLVSSSDISADVVAQHRRAIDAAVTAGAQRILYTSTFGAGLDTPYPPLAIHAATEQHLADSGVPWTALRNGFYGDLGQLLGPWQSTRTVAKPADGPFAWVDRHDAAEAAAAVLTGDVTFDGPVDLIPPQPTSLTAFAEAASDLTGQHIERTVVDDETWVADEVAAGMPEPAARFTLSMFQATRSGHFTHGDSTLTQLLGREPHDARALLAEQIGR; encoded by the coding sequence ATGATCATCGTGACCGGAGCGACCGGGACCCTCAACGGACTCACTGTCGAGCACCTCCTGCAGCGGATCCCGGCAGAACAGGTCGGCGTCAGCGTCCGCGACCCGTCTCGCGCGGTCCACCTCGCGCGCCGTGGCGTACGCGTGCGACAGGGAAGCTACGACGACCCGGCAGCCCTGCGGCATTCCTTCGCCGACGCAGAACAGGTGCTCCTGGTCTCCTCCAGCGACATCTCGGCCGACGTCGTCGCTCAGCACCGGAGGGCCATCGACGCCGCCGTCACCGCTGGTGCGCAGCGGATCCTCTACACCAGCACGTTCGGAGCAGGCCTCGACACTCCCTACCCTCCCCTGGCGATACACGCCGCCACCGAGCAGCACCTCGCCGACTCGGGCGTCCCGTGGACCGCTCTTCGCAACGGCTTCTACGGAGACCTGGGGCAGCTGCTCGGCCCATGGCAGAGCACGAGGACGGTCGCCAAGCCGGCCGACGGACCGTTCGCCTGGGTCGATCGTCACGACGCAGCCGAGGCTGCGGCCGCAGTGCTCACCGGCGATGTCACGTTCGACGGCCCCGTCGACCTGATCCCGCCTCAGCCGACCAGCCTGACCGCCTTCGCCGAAGCAGCCTCAGATCTCACCGGACAGCACATCGAGCGCACCGTCGTCGACGACGAGACATGGGTGGCCGACGAGGTCGCGGCCGGCATGCCCGAACCGGCCGCACGCTTCACGCTGTCGATGTTCCAGGCCACCCGGAGCGGACACTTCACCCACGGCGACTCGACGTTGACCCAGCTGCTCGGCCGCGAGCCCCACGACGCCCGAGCGCTGCTCGCCGAGCAGATCGGTCGGTGA
- a CDS encoding TetR/AcrR family transcriptional regulator translates to MTFQRARSDEQREIRRRAILDTAAAMLDEMPVAEVSLNELSRRVGLAKSNVLRYFESREAVLLELLDDFLGAWLDELTAELDKGIDPAASPEVRAGRLAEILGRSLAERRVLCDLVGAQGGVLEHNISVEMVKRHKRAAMAKVSMMVELVRRHLPESGDGAETFCVMSLISAGALAAYDPPPPSVSAAYADEPDLRALHLDLPDTLRTVITAALLGVMPR, encoded by the coding sequence GTGACCTTCCAACGAGCGCGAAGCGACGAGCAGCGTGAGATCCGCCGCCGGGCGATCCTGGACACGGCCGCGGCGATGCTCGACGAGATGCCTGTGGCCGAGGTCAGCCTCAACGAGCTGAGTCGCCGCGTGGGGCTGGCCAAGTCCAACGTGCTGCGCTACTTCGAGTCGCGCGAGGCGGTGCTGCTCGAGCTGCTCGATGACTTCTTGGGCGCCTGGCTCGACGAGCTGACCGCGGAGCTCGACAAAGGCATCGACCCGGCTGCGTCACCCGAGGTGCGGGCGGGTCGGCTCGCCGAGATCCTCGGCCGGTCGTTGGCCGAGCGGCGGGTGCTCTGTGATCTCGTCGGCGCCCAGGGCGGCGTGCTCGAGCACAACATCTCGGTCGAGATGGTCAAGCGCCACAAGCGCGCGGCGATGGCCAAGGTCTCCATGATGGTCGAGCTCGTACGTCGCCATCTGCCCGAGTCGGGCGACGGCGCCGAGACCTTTTGTGTGATGAGCCTGATCTCGGCGGGTGCGCTGGCGGCGTACGACCCGCCGCCACCCAGCGTCTCCGCCGCCTACGCCGACGAGCCCGATCTGCGGGCGCTCCATCTGGACCTGCCTGACACGTTGCGGACCGTCATCACCGCTGCGCTGCTCGGAGTCATGCCGCGTTAG
- a CDS encoding SDR family NAD(P)-dependent oxidoreductase encodes MSETWTEQHIPDQQGRVAVVTGANTGLGFETARMLAEHGAHVVMAVRDAEKGKQAAARIDGDVSVQVLDLSSLDSIRSAAADLRAGHPRIDLLINNAGVMYTPKQTTADGFEMQFGTNHLGHFAFTGLLLDQLLPVPGSRVVTVSSVGHRIRADIHFDDLQWERSYAPVAAYGQAKLANLMFTYELQRRLASRGTTIATAAHPGVSNTELARNMPAALRLPFTWLAPLLTQSPAMGALPTLRAATDPAVFGGQYYGPSGTGEVRGHPELVTSSPASRDIATQQRLWAVSEELTGVRFPLDD; translated from the coding sequence ATGAGTGAGACCTGGACCGAGCAACACATCCCCGACCAGCAGGGCAGGGTCGCGGTCGTGACCGGCGCCAACACCGGACTCGGCTTCGAGACGGCCCGCATGCTCGCCGAGCACGGAGCCCACGTGGTGATGGCCGTACGCGACGCGGAGAAGGGCAAGCAGGCGGCCGCCCGCATCGACGGCGACGTCAGCGTGCAGGTGCTCGACCTGTCCTCCCTGGACTCGATCCGCTCCGCGGCGGCAGACCTGCGCGCCGGCCACCCCCGGATCGACCTCCTGATCAACAACGCCGGCGTGATGTACACCCCGAAGCAGACCACCGCCGACGGATTCGAGATGCAGTTCGGCACCAACCACCTCGGCCATTTCGCCTTCACCGGGCTGCTGCTCGACCAGCTCCTCCCGGTGCCCGGATCCCGGGTCGTCACGGTCAGCAGCGTCGGCCACCGCATCCGCGCCGACATCCACTTCGACGACCTGCAGTGGGAGCGTTCCTACGCTCCCGTCGCCGCGTACGGCCAGGCCAAGCTCGCCAACCTGATGTTCACCTACGAGCTCCAGCGCCGACTCGCGTCGCGCGGCACCACCATCGCGACGGCCGCGCACCCCGGCGTCTCCAACACCGAGCTCGCGCGCAACATGCCGGCCGCACTGCGCCTGCCCTTCACCTGGCTCGCGCCGCTTCTCACCCAGTCACCCGCGATGGGCGCACTCCCCACCCTCCGCGCCGCCACCGACCCCGCCGTCTTCGGCGGTCAGTACTACGGACCCAGCGGCACGGGCGAAGTCCGTGGCCATCCGGAGCTGGTGACCTCGAGCCCCGCCTCGCGCGACATCGCGACCCAGCAACGACTGTGGGCCGTCTCCGAGGAGCTCACCGGCGTACGTTTCCCGCTCGACGACTGA
- a CDS encoding iron chaperone gives MTAIADHDSYIAAAPEAFRPVLNRIRDLLREALPDAEEMMAYQMPGFRIGDTVVASYAAFSKQIGLYLLAPAISAHAEEIAAAGLKASKTGITFPPRKPIPDDLVTRLAHASSRHADD, from the coding sequence GTGACCGCGATCGCTGACCATGACTCCTACATCGCCGCGGCGCCGGAGGCGTTCCGTCCGGTCCTCAACCGCATCCGGGACCTTCTGCGCGAGGCCCTACCCGACGCGGAGGAGATGATGGCCTACCAGATGCCGGGGTTCCGGATCGGCGACACCGTCGTCGCGAGCTACGCCGCGTTCAGCAAGCAGATCGGGCTCTACCTTCTCGCCCCCGCGATCTCAGCGCACGCCGAAGAGATCGCGGCCGCGGGCCTCAAGGCCAGCAAGACCGGCATCACCTTTCCACCGCGAAAGCCGATCCCGGACGATCTCGTCACCCGACTCGCCCACGCATCCAGCCGGCACGCCGACGACTGA
- a CDS encoding GNAT family N-acetyltransferase has translation MSVLAESSEWQRNARTWFADRLDDPRCRIVVVEVAGRVVSCALGTIRDAAPSPSAPRGSDILVSNVSTAPDARGRGHGRAAFDAVMAWAQASGVERAELLATVDGREMYERAGFKETGHPAMRADLRL, from the coding sequence ATGAGCGTTCTGGCTGAGTCGAGTGAGTGGCAGCGCAACGCGCGTACGTGGTTTGCCGACAGGCTGGACGATCCGCGTTGTCGGATCGTCGTTGTGGAAGTCGCCGGTCGGGTGGTCTCGTGCGCGCTGGGCACGATCCGTGATGCGGCTCCCTCTCCGTCGGCCCCTCGTGGTAGCGACATACTGGTGAGCAACGTCAGCACCGCTCCCGACGCGCGCGGGCGCGGTCATGGACGGGCCGCGTTCGACGCCGTGATGGCGTGGGCGCAGGCCAGTGGGGTGGAGCGAGCCGAATTGCTAGCCACAGTCGACGGACGTGAAATGTACGAGCGGGCAGGGTTCAAAGAGACTGGACACCCAGCGATGCGGGCAGACCTCCGCCTGTGA
- a CDS encoding HigA family addiction module antitoxin, whose translation MMSEKLYPPIHPGEVLMEDFIAGFGITQNKLAVSIGVPPRRINEIVHGKRAITADTALRLGRYFGIDPQFWLNLQTRYDLEIAQDRVAGQVAAIEPIRQAS comes from the coding sequence ATGATGTCTGAGAAGCTCTACCCGCCGATCCATCCGGGGGAGGTCCTGATGGAGGACTTCATCGCCGGGTTCGGCATCACGCAGAACAAGTTGGCGGTGTCGATCGGTGTGCCGCCAAGGCGGATCAACGAGATCGTCCACGGCAAGCGCGCCATCACTGCCGACACGGCGTTGCGTCTGGGGCGATACTTCGGCATCGACCCTCAGTTCTGGCTCAACCTGCAGACGCGGTACGACCTGGAGATTGCTCAGGACCGTGTCGCCGGGCAGGTCGCTGCGATCGAGCCGATCCGTCAGGCCTCGTGA
- a CDS encoding type II toxin-antitoxin system RelE/ParE family toxin, with protein MIRSFADRDTERVWRREPAKRLDPRIHKTANRKLHLLDAATVLEALRVPPGNRLEALKGDRSGQHRIRINDQWRICFRWTGAGAEDVEIVDYH; from the coding sequence GTGATCAGATCCTTCGCTGACCGCGACACCGAGCGCGTATGGCGTCGCGAACCGGCGAAGCGACTTGATCCGCGAATCCACAAGACAGCGAACAGGAAGCTGCACCTGCTGGACGCTGCCACGGTGCTGGAGGCGCTGCGGGTTCCGCCCGGCAATCGCCTGGAAGCGCTCAAGGGAGACCGGTCTGGACAACACCGCATCCGCATCAACGACCAATGGCGGATCTGCTTCCGTTGGACAGGTGCTGGCGCTGAAGACGTCGAGATCGTGGACTATCACTGA
- the ychF gene encoding redox-regulated ATPase YchF: MALTIGIVGLPNAGKSTLFNALTKNDVLAANYPFATIEPNVGVVGVPDERLPELAKIYGSQKLLPATVQFVDIAGIVRGASQGEGLGNKFLSHIRESDAICQVTRVFRDDDVTHVDGEVEPANDISTIQTELILADLETVEKAIPRLEKESRKQPDLKANLAAAQEVKEALEAGTPIIATTIDRALIRELMLLTAKPYIFVFNCDSDELADEALKTQMRELVAPAEAIFLDAKFEAELVELDEDEAREFLADAGVDEPGLDILARVGFDTLGLQTYLTAGPKEVRAWEIPQGATAPEAAGVIHTDFQKGFIKAEIVSYDDLIAAGSVNKARDLGKVRMEGKDYVMADGDVVEFRFNV, from the coding sequence GTGGCACTCACCATCGGCATCGTGGGACTTCCCAACGCGGGCAAGTCGACCCTCTTCAACGCACTGACCAAGAATGACGTTCTCGCGGCGAACTACCCGTTCGCCACGATCGAGCCCAACGTCGGTGTCGTCGGGGTCCCCGACGAGAGGCTGCCGGAGCTGGCGAAGATCTACGGATCCCAGAAGCTGCTGCCGGCCACGGTGCAGTTCGTCGACATCGCCGGCATCGTGCGCGGCGCCTCGCAGGGCGAGGGTCTGGGCAACAAGTTCCTCTCCCACATCCGTGAGTCCGACGCGATCTGCCAGGTCACCCGCGTCTTCCGCGACGACGACGTCACTCACGTCGACGGCGAGGTCGAGCCGGCCAACGACATCTCCACCATCCAGACCGAGCTGATCCTCGCCGACCTCGAGACGGTCGAGAAGGCGATCCCGCGGCTGGAGAAGGAGTCGCGCAAGCAGCCCGACCTCAAGGCCAACCTCGCCGCCGCGCAGGAGGTCAAGGAGGCCCTCGAGGCCGGCACCCCGATCATCGCCACCACGATCGACCGGGCGCTGATCCGCGAGCTGATGCTGCTCACCGCCAAGCCCTACATCTTCGTGTTCAACTGCGACTCCGACGAGCTCGCCGACGAGGCGCTGAAGACGCAGATGCGCGAGCTGGTCGCTCCCGCCGAGGCGATCTTCCTCGACGCCAAGTTCGAGGCCGAGCTCGTCGAGCTCGACGAGGACGAGGCCCGCGAGTTCCTCGCCGACGCCGGCGTCGACGAGCCCGGCCTCGACATCCTCGCCCGCGTCGGCTTCGACACCCTCGGCCTGCAGACCTACCTGACGGCCGGCCCCAAGGAGGTCCGCGCCTGGGAGATCCCCCAGGGCGCCACCGCCCCCGAGGCCGCCGGTGTCATCCACACCGACTTCCAGAAGGGCTTCATCAAGGCCGAGATCGTCTCCTACGACGACCTCATCGCCGCCGGCTCCGTCAACAAGGCCCGCGACCTCGGCAAGGTGCGCATGGAGGGCAAGGACTACGTCATGGCCGACGGTGACGTCGTGGAGTTCCGGTTTAACGTCTAG